The proteins below are encoded in one region of Brassica napus cultivar Da-Ae chromosome A6, Da-Ae, whole genome shotgun sequence:
- the LOC106409932 gene encoding protein SOB FIVE-LIKE 3-like, with protein sequence MEREECSSSESGWTTYISSPMEEDEEEVIDEVYYEGHSIEKDGRKYVNEYESNKDSDDSMASDASSGPSYHQTSNRGRRREGLVLRNGKSESNSKSNSVYDYKHDDKNSGNHKSRTKEKKKGENKSRSSKKK encoded by the coding sequence ATGGAGAGAGAAGAATGCAGCAGCAGCGAATCCGGTTGGACCACGTATATTTCTTCGCCAATGGAGGAAGACGAGGAAGAGGTAATTGATGAGGTCTATTATGAAGGGCATAGCATCGAAAAAGATGGAAGAAAATATGTCAACGAGTACGAAAGCAACAAAGACAGCGACGATTCAATGGCTTCCGATGCTTCTTCCGGGCCAAGTTATCACCAAACGAGCAACAGAGGGAGACGGAGAGAAGGTCTCGTTTTAAGAAACGGGAAAAGTGAAAGTAATAGTAAGAGTAATAGTGTTTATGATTATAAACATGATGATAAGAATAGTGGCAATCATAAATCTAGgacaaaagagaagaaaaagggTGAAAACAAGAGTAGATCTTCTAAAAAGaagtaa
- the LOC106409266 gene encoding basic leucine zipper 43, whose protein sequence is MQPQTDVFSLQNYLNSSIPSPYPSHFQISSPFPINGQNPNSFYGFQNATNNPQSMSLSSNNSTSDEAEEQQTDKNIINERKQRRMISNRESARRSRMRKQRHLDELWSQVMWLRIENHQLLDKLNNLSESHEKVLQENAQLKEETSELKQVISDMQIQSPFSCFRDDIIPIE, encoded by the coding sequence ATGCAGCCGCAAACCGATGTTTTCAGCCTCCAGAACTACCTAAACTCCTCGATCCCATCTCCATATCCTTCCCATTTCCAGATATCATCGCCATTTCCAATCAACGGTCAAAACCCTAACTCCTTCTACGGATTTCAAAATGCTACAAACAATCCACAATCCATGAGCCTAAGCAGCAACAACTCGACATCAGACGAAGCCGAAGAGCAGCAGACGGACAAGAACATAATCAACGAGCGGAAGCAAAGAAGGATGATATCAAACAGAGAATCCGCAAGGAGATCGCGTATGAGGAAGCAGCGACACCTTGACGAGCTTTGGTCTCAGGTGATGTGGTTGAGGATCGAGAATCATCAGTTGCTTGATAAGCTTAACAATCTCTCTGAATCGCACGAGAAAGTTCTTCAAGAGAATGCTCAGCTTAAAGAGGAAACATCTGAGCTTAAGCAAGTCATCAGTGATATGCAAATTCAAAGCCCTTTCTCTTGCTTCAGAGACGATATAATCCCCATTGAATAG
- the LOC106405969 gene encoding E3 ubiquitin-protein ligase AIP2 — protein sequence MAEFHLPSEIDNEAEDFEDNTNFIDEEYLNYLHYMASRSNHGHETFGSYDEIFGRVLGNSSSTRRQETAEELPVVELTAEELIDRGLVVCAICREELTANERLSELPCSHCYHKDCISNWLSNRNTCPLCRHNVRN from the coding sequence ATGGCAGAGTTTCATCTTCCTTCCGAGATCGACAACGAAGCAGAAGATTTTGAAGACAACACTAATTTCATCGATGAGGAGTACCTCAACTACCTTCATTACATGGCTTCACGGAGCAACCATGGACATGAGACGTTTGGGTCTTACGATGAAATCTTTGGTCGAGTGTTGGGAAATTCGTCTTCTACACGGCGGCAGGAAACGGCGGAGGAACTTCCGGTGGTGGAGTTGACGGCTGAGGAACTGATCGATAGAGGTTTGGTGGTTTGCGCCATCTGTAGAGAGGAGCTTACTGCTAATGAGAGACTCTCTGAGCTTCCGTGTAGCCATTGTTATCACAAAGACTGTATCTCGAACTGGTTGAGTAATCGGAACACTTGTCCTCTTTGCCGTCACAATGTTAGAAACTAG
- the LOC106349103 gene encoding amino acid transporter AVT6A — protein sequence MTIKDVTPIPKRSSPPSSSSSDDVAAPLLPKSHGDEVAYDEFNGASFSGAVFNLATTIIGAGIMALPATMKILGLVLGIAMIVVMAFLTDASIEFLLRFSKIKRSRSYGGLMGDSFGKPGRVLLQVAVLVNNIGVLIVYMIIIGDVLAGKTEDGTHHYGVLEGWFGHHWWNGRAAILLITTLGVFAPLACFKRIDSLRFTSALSVALAVVFLVITAGISIMKLISGGVAMPRLLPDVSDLTSFWNLFTVVPVLVTAFICHYNVHSIQNELDDPAQIRPVVRSALMLCSSVYIMTSIFGFLLFGDDTLDDVLANFDTDLGIPLGSVLNDAVRVSYALHLMLVFPIVFYPLRINIDGLLFPSARPLTTSNVRFGCLTAGLISVVFLGANFIPSIWDAFQFTGATAAVCLGFIFPASIILKDRHGRATSRDTTLAVFMIVLAVLSNAIAIYSDAYALFKKNAPRE from the exons ATGACGATCAAAGACGTTACTCCGATTCCAAAGAGAAGCTCTcctccttcctcctcctcctcagacGACGTTGCTGCTCCGTTGCTGCCCAAATCTCACGGAGACGAAGTTGCTTACGATGAGTTCAACGGAGCTTCGTTCAGCGGCGCGGTTTTCAATCTCGCCACGACTATTATCGGTGCTGGTATCATGGCTTTGCCTGCTACGATGAAGATCCTCGGGCTTGTGCTTGGGATTGCGATGATTGTTGTCATGGCGTTCTTGACCGATGCGTCGATTGAGTTCTTGCTTAGGTTTAGTAAGATTAAGAGGAGCAGGTCTTATGGTGGGCTGATGGGTGATTCTTTTGGGAAGCCTGGGAGGGTTTTGCTTCAGGTTGCTGTGTTGGTTAATAAcattggtgttttgattgtctACATGATCATCATTG gtGATGTGTTGGCTGGAAAGACGGAGGATGGGACTCATCATTATGGTGTGCTTGAAGGATGGTTTGGTCACCATTGGTGGAACGGGAGAGCTGCTATTCTTCTCATTACTACTCTTGGTGTGTTTGCTCCTTTGGCTTGCTTCAAGCGAATTG ATTCTTTGAGATTTACATCTGCTCTATCAGTGGCTCTCGCGGTCGTGTTTCTCGTCATCACAGCGGGGATTTCGATCATGAAGTTGATCAGTGGTGGCGTGGCGATGCCGAGATTGCTACCGGATGTTAGTGACTTAACATCCTTCTGGAATCTCTTCACTGTTGTACCTGTTCTTGTCACCGCGTTCATTTGCCATTACAATG TTCACAGCATACAGAACGAGCTTGACGACCCTGCTCAGATAAGACCTGTAGTCCGATCAGCTCTCATGCTCTGCTCATCAGTCTACATAATGACAAGCATTTTCGGGTTCCTCTTGTTTGGTGACGATACTCTTGATGATGTCCTTGCAAACTTTGACACAGATCTCGGCATCCCTCTTGGTTCTGTCCTTAACGATGCGGTTCGAGTCAGCTATGCGCTTCATCTTATGCTGGTGTTCCCCATTGTTTTCTACCCGTTGAGGATTAACATTGACGGCCTCTTGTTCCCTTCTGCTCGACCATTGACTACCTCAAATGTAAGGTTCGGTTGCCTCACTGCAGGTCTCATCTCTGTAGTCTTCTTGGGTGCAAACTTCATCCCAAGCATTTGGGATGCTTTCCAGTTCACTGGTGCAACTGCTGCTGTTTGTCTCGGCTTTATCTTCCCAGCTTCTATTATACTAAA GGATCGTCATGGCAGAGCAACAAGCAGGGACACGACATTAGCTGTTTTCATGATTGTTCTTGCGGTGTTGTCGAATGCAATCGCTATTTACAGCGATGCTTATGCGTTGTTCAAGAAGAACGCACCTCGTGAGTAA
- the LOC106349104 gene encoding alpha/beta hydrolase domain-containing protein 17B-like: protein MGAVTSSMAAKFAFFPPNPPSYGVEVAEETGKLRLTGVENVKENVEVLKLKTKRGNQVVAAYIKNPKASLTLLYSHGNAADLGQLFELFSELSLHLRVNLIGYDYSGYGRSSGKPSEQNTYHDIEAVYRCLEEQYGVKEQDVILYGQSVGSGPTLELASRLPNLRAVVLHSAIASGLRVMYPVKRTYWFDIYKNIDKISLVKCPVLVVHGTSDDVVNWSHGKQLFDLCKEKYEPLWIKGGNHCDLELYPQYIKHLKKFVSAVEKSPHIQSGTVPQTEKARSSTDVRESSRPSIDQREKSRTSTDQREMPKLSSTESKDIARASVDKRERTRKSVDGSEKPSYATEQQIQPEKGRKSIDRFGGMIRSVGLCNIDCFKPTATAK from the exons ATGGGGGCGGTGACGTCATCAATGGCTGCAAAGTTTGcgtttttcccgccaaacccgCCGTCGTACGGTGTCGAGGTAGCAGAGGAGACTGGGAAGCTGAGGCTAACGGGTGTAGAGAACGTGAAGGAGAACGTAGAAGTGCTGAAGCTCAAGACGAAGAGAGGGAATCAGGTGGTTGCGGCGTATATTAAGAACCCTAAAGCCTCGCTCACGCTTCTCTATTCACACGGCAACGCCGCTGATCTCGGCCAGTTGTTCGAGCTCTTCTCCGAGCTCAGCCTCCATCTCCGCGTCAACTTGATTGG GTATGACTATTCAGGTTACGGAAGGTCTTCAGGGAAG CCTAGTGAGCAGAACACGTACCACGATATAGAAGCAGTGTATAGATGCTTGGAAGAGCAGTATGGTGTCAAGGAACAAGACGTTATTTTATATGGACAATCAGTAGGAAGCGGACCGACTTTAGAGTTAGCTTCTCGGTTACCAAACCTCAGAGCTGTTGTGCTCCACAGTGCTATTGCTTCCGGTCTTAGAGTCATGTACCCTGTCAAACGAACTTACTGGTTTGACATTTATAAG AACATTGATAAGATATCTCTTGTCAAATGTCCGGTTCTGGTAGTTCAC GGAACATCAGATGATGTTGTGAATTGGTCTCATGGGAAGCAACTATTCGATCTTTGTAAGGAGAAGTATGAACCGCTTTGGATCAAAGGAGGAAACCACTGCGACTTGGAGCTATACCCTCAGTACATAAAGCATCTAAAGAAGTTTGTATCAGCGGTTGAGAAGTCACCTCATATTCAAAGTGGAACTGTGCCACAGACAGAGAAGGCGAGGAGCAGTACAGATGTTAGAGAATCTTCAAGGCCAAGCATAGATCAAAGAGAGAAGTCAAGAACGAGTACTGATCAAAGAGAGATGCCTAAGCTGAGTAGCACAGAGAGTAAGGATATAGCGAGAGCTAGCGTTGATAAGAGAGAAAGAACGAGAAAAAGTGTTGATGGGTCTGAAAAACCAAGTTATGCTACAGAACAACAGATACAACCAGAGAAAGGGAGAAAAAGTATTGACAG GTTTGGGGGGATGATAAGATCAGTAGGGTTATGCAACATAGATTGTTTCAAGCCTACAGCAACAGCTAAATGA